AGAGCTGATGCTTTCAGTGGCGATGCTCGAGTTGATTGGCAAAAAAAACTTGTAAATCTCTTTGTAAAACGGTTCATCCTTATGCAGGGGAACTGCTGATCATCTCTGTATTGTTTCAAATTGACCAAATGTCCATGTCCGCCAAAGCAGACAGGACAAGTACATTTGGGAAAAAAATACAATATAACATATCAAATAGATCACCTGATTTTCGAAGAGCGATTTGTAAGGTTATTTCTCGGCGCTTTGGCCCTTCAACCATAAGCTGAACTTCTCGAATCGTTCCGACTACCGAGCTGAGACCTGGGTTTCATGCTAGATGATCTGCCACTTGAGATTATAGAATGTGTTGCTCGATACCTTCCGCAAGGCGACCGGATTCGTCTCACATACGTCAGTTCGAGACTCCGCTCAAAGGTGCTGCCGATAATTTATCGCAACATCTATCTCAATGAAACGCCTTGCGCCCCCAGCGACGCCGATCCACTTCTCGGTAACAATTGGTCGTGCCTTAGCATTCCGCGGCCGCATTTCCAGTATGCAGACAGCAAGCTGAAAGCTCTTACGCGTTCCCTCGAACGATCGTCCCTCCTGTCATCGTACGTAGAAGTGGTATACTGCACCTGGCATTTGGACCTGGGCATCTTAAGAGGGTTTCTTGCGGTGCTTGTGCGCAAGGCCCACAACTTGAGGGAGTTCCGCAACTTTCTCCACCTGGAGCTAGCAACAGACCTCAAGGCCGTTGGATCGAGACTCCGGTCACTTGATTTGCCGCCGCCAGGTATTCTTCCGCAAAAACTAGTCAGCAAATCATACCTTTCGCTTCTCGGTGACCTGGTACGCCACTCACAGTTGGACAGCCTAACTTCTCTTAATATCTACCTGGACCCTGGCATCTTTTGCTCCAACTATGCCCCCGGGATGCGAAAACTACGCCTCCGTAAATTAGGTCTCAGCCTGAGGGGCGACAAATACAATTGCTCTTGTTTCAAGGCCCCGAGGTTGGCCTACTCAAATATATTCGATCCCAACtatcttgaaaagctaaCTATTCTGTCATGGCACGAAAAACAGGATATTGACATTTACGAACAATACCAtctcttcgagcttttggacTTCAAGAATCTGAAAGAACTAACCttgatgtctttttttGCGAACGACAGCTTCCTCCAGGAATGCATACGAAGCTTTGGTCAGCTGCGCAGGCTCAAGCTTGATTACATGTTTGGACATTCCTTGGGCTCTAACATAATAGAGCTACTGGCGCAGAGCCCCTCTCAAAAGACGTTACATTACCTAGACCTCAAGTTTTGGGAGCTTGACCCTTATTTGGTCACCATCGAACAAGGGCGAAGATCTCGTTTTGAGATTAATGAAATCTGCAAATGCGAATCCTGCAAGGACGTCTTCAGAAACATCATTCgcaaaaagctgtttcCTTCACAGTCAGCTCTGAATATTCAAAGTATAGAGGATGTTACCAAACGAGACATTATAACAAAAATTATCAGTGTCGATCCAATAGTCCCTTACGCTCGGTTTGTTGATACTAGACCTGGCATGTTGTTCGTTGAGGACCCGGTCCTTGGCAACGCCCGTACAATTAACAAGGCTCTCGGCGTTGCCGAATCAAGCGAGTCCGCTTTCACCCGTTCTGACATCGTCAGAGTGTATCACGCGCACGTTCATTCGATGAAACGCACTTTTGACTACTTTCTCCAAAAGTTCCCTAGTCTCAAATTTCTGAGTGTTAATGACGTCCCCACAATGGTATGCGAAGGCCCAGGCGGGCAGCACTACAACATGcctgttttcaacagcgcAGGATATCTAAGTAACCAAATTTATGAAGTTGTAGATGAAGAAAGCTTATTTGCGTAATGAATGTGTCATTTGAAAACCTATTCATTAAATCTAAAACATGAAACGTAGTAAAGGAAATTCCCAAACAGCTTGAGATCCTTCACAGACCATGCGAAATACGCAGCGAACACCAGTGGCAGTATTCTGGCTGGGCACGCCTAAGAGTCCCCAAAGGTTCAGGTTTCAAATTAATCATGTGATCATCATGTTTTTTATTAAAGTGTTACAGATCAAGCATCAACACAGTCCCTTACAGCAACACGGCGGCTCCTATAACCATGGCCCATCAAGGGTCCTCACAGTTTCCAAACCACAGCCATGATGACCAGGCAGCACACCTGCAAGGATCTCCCTCCAAGAACATAATGAAAAGGCTAAGCACATCACCGGTCAGGAAGATGCCTGTCATTAGTCGGAGCTCTGCAAGACTATCGCCTGTACGACCGAGCCACAGCAGGGAGTTACCTATGTATCTCCAAACTACACCGAAGAGGCTCAAATCACCGCCATCGCTCCAGAGCTACCGACCAGTGAGCGGAACCGTCAGCGTGGATCGTGCCCAATTCAAAAACAACCTTGCGGATAAATCCGTTCAGCTCTCATTCCCAACGTCTCCCATCCGATCAACCTACAGTAATAGTACAACAACAGGAGGCGATGGTTCATTAAGCAGGATACGGGCGAGGTTTGGTTCAGGGCTGCGATCGCCTCAAAAGCCAACTAATAAGGATTACGCTCTTCCAGGGCCACCGAAGAATCTTCTCCcccaacttgaagaagagagcgaGGACCCGGAGAGAAACTCCTCAGCCAAGCTCAACGAAAACGCTCTTGAAAGCGATAATGAGGTATCAAAGTCCATAATGAAGCGACACGGGAGCCAAAACGGCTCTCAGGTCACAAAACCAAAGC
The Lachancea thermotolerans CBS 6340 chromosome G complete sequence genome window above contains:
- a CDS encoding uncharacterized protein (similar to uniprot|Q03899 Saccharomyces cerevisiae YDR131C Hypothetical ORF) — encoded protein: MLDDLPLEIIECVARYLPQGDRIRLTYVSSRLRSKVLPIIYRNIYLNETPCAPSDADPLLGNNWSCLSIPRPHFQYADSKLKALTRSLERSSLLSSYVEVVYCTWHLDLGILRGFLAVLVRKAHNLREFRNFLHLELATDLKAVGSRLRSLDLPPPGILPQKLVSKSYLSLLGDLVRHSQLDSLTSLNIYLDPGIFCSNYAPGMRKLRLRKLGLSLRGDKYNCSCFKAPRLAYSNIFDPNYLEKLTILSWHEKQDIDIYEQYHLFELLDFKNLKELTLMSFFANDSFLQECIRSFGQLRRLKLDYMFGHSLGSNIIELLAQSPSQKTLHYLDLKFWELDPYLVTIEQGRRSRFEINEICKCESCKDVFRNIIRKKLFPSQSALNIQSIEDVTKRDIITKIISVDPIVPYARFVDTRPGMLFVEDPVLGNARTINKALGVAESSESAFTRSDIVRVYHAHVHSMKRTFDYFLQKFPSLKFLSVNDVPTMVCEGPGGQHYNMPVFNSAGYLSNQIYEVVDEESLFA
- the FIN1 gene encoding Fin1p (similar to uniprot|Q03898 Saccharomyces cerevisiae YDR130C FIN1 Basic protein with putative coiled- coil regions that comprises a filament between spindle pole bodies self-assembles into filaments with a diameter of approximately 10 nm potential Cdc28p substrate) → MAHQGSSQFPNHSHDDQAAHLQGSPSKNIMKRLSTSPVRKMPVISRSSARLSPVRPSHSRELPMYLQTTPKRLKSPPSLQSYRPVSGTVSVDRAQFKNNLADKSVQLSFPTSPIRSTYSNSTTTGGDGSLSRIRARFGSGLRSPQKPTNKDYALPGPPKNLLPQLEEESEDPERNSSAKLNENALESDNEVSKSIMKRHGSQNGSQVTKPKLQARKSVKFELSSREGNDQIMKKLSQMTQMLAKVMERQDQLEAKLDAMQHARI